Proteins encoded within one genomic window of Sulfurovum sp. XGS-02:
- a CDS encoding DmsC/YnfH family molybdoenzyme membrane anchor subunit, with the protein MVEALSKHTPLENFIEHKTNTGMQCGNYSIDLPELGDGEQFRFHFDATACVGCHCCEVACNEQNANPDEIKWRRVGELEMGAFPDTLQLFNSMSCNHCIEPECLIGCPTNSYIKFDNGIVWHDDPSCIGCQYCTWNCPYEVPTFNADRGIVTKCHMCADKLEAGQSPACVQACPSNAIEIETFSVQQWLEEDMKKEGVAPHLPDIEITKPTTRYTLPELQEGEALRIADEHLLKPAHPELPLVFMTVLTQTSLGAFLALFLGELLFSLGFNLPKPTFAMALLAFLPSAIGLPLSALHLGRPGMALMAMKNWRTSWLSREAIALGAFTGLAALVAICYFFNVTGLGLLLLEALTLATGIYGIYAQSMIYRIKARPSWNRKSTTKRFFGSGYIGFLLIATALLIANGTQGVMVLLSITLLAGMGQALAILEEVMFYRHLDKEDPLYYQYNRSRILLQEHFGTVKKFRIFSLSLFALGLPLLAILFTASGLIHLAIPTLIVSTLGALTSELAGRYLFYRTVVPLGLAGNFFAGNQRH; encoded by the coding sequence ATGGTCGAAGCACTCAGTAAGCATACCCCGTTAGAGAATTTCATCGAGCATAAAACCAATACCGGTATGCAGTGTGGTAACTACAGTATCGACTTGCCCGAACTTGGTGATGGTGAACAGTTCCGTTTTCACTTTGATGCCACTGCCTGTGTGGGTTGTCACTGCTGTGAAGTCGCCTGTAATGAACAAAATGCAAACCCCGATGAGATCAAATGGAGAAGGGTCGGAGAGCTGGAGATGGGTGCATTCCCTGATACGCTTCAGCTTTTTAACTCTATGAGCTGTAATCACTGTATAGAACCCGAATGTCTCATAGGCTGTCCTACAAACTCATACATCAAATTTGACAATGGTATCGTATGGCATGATGATCCTTCATGCATTGGATGTCAATACTGTACTTGGAACTGCCCCTACGAAGTACCTACGTTCAATGCAGACCGGGGTATCGTCACCAAGTGTCATATGTGTGCCGATAAACTTGAAGCAGGCCAGAGTCCTGCCTGTGTACAGGCCTGCCCGAGTAATGCGATAGAGATCGAAACTTTCAGTGTCCAACAGTGGCTTGAAGAGGATATGAAAAAAGAAGGTGTCGCCCCTCACCTGCCGGATATAGAGATCACTAAACCTACGACACGTTATACCTTGCCAGAGCTCCAAGAGGGAGAAGCGTTGCGCATTGCAGATGAGCATTTGCTCAAACCTGCACATCCTGAACTCCCACTGGTTTTCATGACCGTACTGACACAAACAAGTCTGGGTGCATTTTTGGCACTCTTTTTGGGAGAGTTACTCTTTTCACTTGGCTTTAACTTGCCCAAACCTACGTTTGCTATGGCTCTGCTAGCCTTTTTGCCTTCTGCAATCGGTTTACCGCTTTCTGCACTCCATTTAGGCAGACCGGGTATGGCACTTATGGCAATGAAGAACTGGAGAACGTCGTGGCTTTCCCGTGAGGCCATAGCCCTGGGTGCCTTTACAGGATTGGCTGCACTTGTGGCGATATGCTACTTTTTCAATGTCACTGGTTTAGGACTGCTTCTCCTTGAGGCCCTTACCCTTGCCACTGGAATCTACGGTATCTATGCACAATCAATGATCTACCGTATCAAAGCGCGTCCAAGCTGGAACAGAAAAAGTACCACCAAACGCTTTTTTGGTTCAGGCTACATAGGTTTTTTACTCATTGCCACAGCCCTGCTCATAGCGAATGGTACACAAGGTGTGATGGTTTTACTCTCTATCACCCTACTTGCAGGTATGGGACAGGCATTGGCCATACTCGAAGAGGTCATGTTCTATCGACACTTAGACAAAGAAGACCCGCTCTACTACCAGTATAACAGAAGCCGTATACTGCTTCAAGAACATTTCGGTACAGTAAAGAAGTTTAGGATTTTCTCATTGTCACTCTTTGCATTAGGTTTGCCCCTCTTGGCTATTTTATTTACCGCAAGCGGCCTAATACATTTGGCAATTCCCACACTCATCGTCTCAACACTCGGTGCATTGACCAGTGAATTAGCAGGGAGATATCTCTTCTACAGAACAGTGGTGCCTTTAGGTTTGGCAGGAAATTTCTTTGCCGGTAACCAGAGACACTAG
- the cobA gene encoding uroporphyrinogen-III C-methyltransferase: MKERRTLPILLKEQHILLIGGGNVALQKAEVLAENHISFSVISKEVHPKIKILCAEIQIKKFKTKDIQNELIVIDATGNEKVTKKLLKYKQKHPLLLNVVDQPKVCDFYFMALTKNAPLQIAVSSSGASPTVAKYFRDKCQAFMPEDMETFLESLQAQRNKGIIEIDKTLEKIEQMTAKAYLVGCGLGDPELLTIKAYNIIKEVDVVLYDHLISDEIMNIVPEHTKKVFVGKEKGFHTKPQEEINKLIRKYIKKGYSVARLKSGDPFIFGRGAEELLYLSQKGINTEVIPGISSAVSGPLMGNIPVTARDYSNAFTVVTAHLKGNSINLDWIPMLKNRDHTVIVLMGLTRIKEIVQQAKSLNIEIDTPCAIVSNASRKNQTVLTTTLENLEEVSLGASRPSILVFGDVIHYTNRLKESQK, translated from the coding sequence ATGAAAGAGAGACGAACTTTACCCATATTATTGAAAGAACAGCATATTCTTTTGATCGGCGGTGGGAATGTTGCATTACAAAAAGCAGAAGTATTGGCAGAGAACCATATCTCTTTTTCTGTGATATCCAAAGAGGTACATCCCAAGATAAAAATATTGTGTGCTGAGATACAGATCAAAAAGTTCAAAACAAAAGACATTCAAAACGAACTCATCGTGATAGATGCAACTGGAAATGAAAAAGTCACAAAAAAACTTTTGAAATACAAACAGAAACACCCTCTTTTGCTCAACGTGGTGGATCAGCCTAAGGTCTGTGATTTCTACTTTATGGCATTGACAAAAAATGCACCTCTGCAGATCGCAGTGTCAAGTTCCGGTGCAAGTCCAACAGTGGCCAAATATTTCAGAGACAAATGTCAGGCATTTATGCCTGAGGATATGGAAACATTTTTAGAATCGCTGCAGGCACAGAGGAACAAAGGTATTATTGAGATAGATAAAACGCTTGAAAAGATCGAACAAATGACAGCAAAAGCGTATCTGGTAGGATGTGGCCTAGGAGACCCTGAACTGCTTACGATCAAAGCCTATAACATTATCAAAGAGGTGGATGTCGTTCTCTATGACCACCTCATCAGTGATGAGATCATGAATATCGTACCAGAGCATACAAAAAAGGTCTTTGTGGGTAAAGAAAAAGGATTTCATACCAAACCTCAAGAAGAGATCAATAAACTCATACGCAAATATATCAAAAAAGGCTACTCTGTTGCACGACTGAAAAGCGGTGATCCCTTTATCTTTGGCCGTGGTGCCGAAGAGTTGCTCTACCTTTCACAAAAAGGGATCAACACGGAAGTGATACCGGGTATCTCTTCGGCAGTATCAGGACCCCTGATGGGAAATATCCCTGTCACGGCAAGGGATTACAGTAATGCCTTTACCGTAGTCACCGCCCATTTAAAAGGAAATTCCATCAATCTTGACTGGATACCGATGCTGAAAAACAGAGATCATACGGTCATTGTACTGATGGGACTTACACGGATCAAAGAGATCGTACAGCAGGCTAAATCATTAAACATAGAGATAGACACGCCTTGTGCCATCGTCTCCAATGCAAGCCGAAAAAACCAGACTGTACTCACCACTACACTCGAGAACCTTGAAGAGGTTTCTCTAGGGGCGTCAAGACCATCTATTTTGGTCTTTGGAGATGTCATACACTATACAAACAGATTGAAAGAGAGTCAAAAATGA
- a CDS encoding nitrite/sulfite reductase, which yields MSILEKASKARNTKVNKVETTKALKMPMDVYSKLEEIAAAGYEGLAKEDSAYFLKCFGLFDKGEDFMLRVRVPAGQLNYEQALRIGEVAQKYGNDYIDLTTRMQVELRYLQIADIAKVLQELKEVGISTFQTGVDNPRNIVTDPLDGIAYDNIIETNPIINELQAIFGEDPEWISVLPRKFNTGILGSLSNSCNIFGHDCCFVLAQKDGVFGFNIYLGARVGVQAQDADLFVKIDEVGLFYKSLLTVFKTYGYRDNRNKNRLVFLINDVGIENFVKAIKEESNAQFAPAGTTMVQSQNIALGSNKVLGRNGKYNHKIIVPSGIFSGTDMITAAQAAKAYGSGDIRLTYDQNLYIINVDKTDLEALESADIIKTYEKFNNLYFNDMIACAGTQTCSFGVIPNKPDAIEMAHYLNSEIPIENATVRMNWSACPKGCGVHGIADIGFEGCKAKDDAGNRVDGVHIFVGGKITRVAKEAHTLHKALPLTEAKYHVKYLLKTYAAFKQRGETYEAFDDRFLSANYSFQALGFYTKINYILNEKLGLDLWFELENAPKTFKKEEFEIFTFGLKLFKLLTGEKRYESVENFEPVLTKPRNITRDEVTKLNPKVPPKLSEVIYNMTHQEKRERAQVFSELIVALKEV from the coding sequence ATGAGCATTCTAGAAAAAGCCTCAAAGGCAAGAAATACCAAAGTCAACAAAGTAGAGACGACCAAAGCACTGAAGATGCCGATGGATGTCTATAGTAAGCTCGAAGAGATCGCTGCAGCCGGGTATGAAGGTCTGGCCAAAGAAGACAGTGCCTATTTTTTAAAATGTTTTGGGCTCTTTGACAAAGGTGAAGACTTTATGCTTCGTGTGCGTGTACCTGCAGGACAATTGAACTACGAACAGGCTTTGCGTATAGGTGAAGTGGCACAAAAGTATGGGAATGATTATATCGATCTGACGACACGCATGCAGGTCGAACTGCGCTATTTACAGATAGCAGACATTGCCAAAGTACTACAGGAACTCAAAGAGGTCGGTATCTCTACTTTTCAGACCGGTGTGGACAACCCGCGTAACATCGTGACAGATCCGCTTGATGGCATCGCTTACGATAACATCATAGAGACAAATCCCATCATTAATGAACTCCAAGCGATCTTCGGAGAAGATCCCGAATGGATCTCTGTATTGCCTCGTAAATTCAATACAGGTATACTGGGATCCCTTTCCAACTCCTGTAACATCTTTGGACATGACTGTTGTTTTGTCTTAGCACAAAAAGACGGGGTATTTGGATTTAACATCTATTTAGGTGCCCGGGTAGGTGTGCAGGCACAAGATGCAGATCTTTTTGTGAAGATAGATGAAGTGGGTCTTTTTTATAAATCTCTTCTAACTGTGTTTAAAACCTACGGATACCGAGACAACCGTAACAAAAACCGCTTGGTTTTTCTTATCAATGATGTCGGTATAGAAAACTTTGTCAAGGCTATTAAAGAAGAGTCTAATGCCCAGTTTGCCCCTGCAGGTACCACTATGGTACAGTCTCAAAATATTGCACTGGGATCCAATAAAGTATTAGGACGCAACGGTAAATATAATCACAAGATCATCGTACCATCCGGTATATTTAGCGGTACAGACATGATAACTGCTGCACAAGCGGCAAAAGCGTATGGCTCAGGAGATATAAGACTGACCTATGACCAGAACCTCTATATCATCAACGTTGACAAAACAGACCTGGAGGCACTAGAATCTGCAGATATCATCAAGACGTATGAAAAATTTAACAACCTCTACTTCAATGACATGATAGCCTGTGCAGGAACACAGACATGCAGTTTCGGGGTGATTCCCAACAAACCTGATGCCATAGAGATGGCACACTATCTCAATTCTGAAATACCTATAGAGAATGCAACGGTACGTATGAACTGGTCTGCCTGTCCTAAAGGGTGTGGCGTGCATGGTATCGCTGATATAGGATTTGAAGGATGTAAAGCCAAAGACGATGCAGGGAACCGTGTGGATGGTGTACATATTTTCGTCGGTGGGAAGATCACCCGTGTAGCAAAAGAAGCACATACTTTACATAAAGCCCTACCCTTGACGGAGGCTAAATATCATGTGAAATATCTGCTTAAGACCTATGCAGCGTTTAAACAAAGAGGTGAAACCTATGAAGCCTTTGATGACAGATTTTTATCGGCGAACTACTCTTTTCAAGCCCTTGGATTTTACACAAAGATAAACTATATCCTCAATGAAAAACTGGGATTGGATCTTTGGTTTGAACTTGAGAATGCACCCAAAACATTTAAAAAAGAGGAGTTTGAAATTTTTACGTTTGGATTGAAGCTCTTTAAACTGCTTACCGGTGAAAAACGTTATGAATCGGTAGAAAACTTTGAACCTGTGCTGACCAAACCTAGAAACATTACAAGAGATGAAGTCACGAAACTCAATCCGAAAGTCCCTCCAAAGCTTTCAGAAGTCATCTACAATATGACCCATCAGGAGAAAAGAGAACGGGCACAGGTATTCTCTGAACTGATCGTGGCACTTAAAGAGGTATAA